The genomic segment ATCTGTGGATCTGTAGAGGTCAGTGCTGCAgcggcgccccctgctgctgagagctgcagctttactgggGTGGAGTCTGTCCCACCATGAGAGGTGCCATGACAACCGCATCATGGACATCATGTTTGTTGCATCGTGGTTGCCATGGccaacaaacatggccgacaaACATGGTCGGCCATATTTGTCGGCCATGTTTGAGGTCTGACTGGattctttctgtctctgcagcCAGAAGGTCAGTTTGAAAGAGAGAGTCTTCTCGTCTCCACGGAGCTCCGGAACCAAAGGGAAGAGTTCTCCTCAGCACGGTGGGTACcagtaccagaaccagaaccagaactagaactagaactaaaaacagaaccagaaccagaactagaactagaaccagaaccagaactagaactagaactagaaatagaactagaaccagaactagaactagaactagaaacagaaccagaaccagaaccagaaccaggacctgAGGGAGCTGTTCTGTAATCTTTAGAACCTGCGGCTCTGAGGAAGAGCTTCGCCTCGGAGGCGGGGCCCCACATGATGACAGTGATGTAGAATAATCTGATTAAacattagattcttgattaatatgagTTGTTGTTGTACAGTGTTTCaagatcttgttcaatgtgtcgttttttaaactttgaggCCCCGCCCCCTAAAGGTCTTTGCACGGCCCTGATTATTAGtaagagaaaaacattcaaacatgatggaaagatgaaaaagttgattttatgtaacacTGGTCCTCTGAGTACAGATACATAAAAACGGTACAGTAACAAAGCAGTTGCTAAGTCCCACCACTGACTTTATGTTTTGAATGATTAGAGTGACATGCCGCActtttcagtgtgttttctgtcagagCGTCATGCAGGTCTGCTCTGCTGTCTGCAGTGGTTCCTCCGGGCGGCGTGGCGCCCGGCGTGGCAGTGGGCCCCAGCACCCAGGGGGGCGTCCAGGCGCTGCGCCGGTCTCCCAGTATGGAGCCCAGTCTGGATGACAGTCCCAGTAAGGTTCCGAAGAGCTGGAGCTTTGGGGAACGCAGCCGGACCCGGCAGGCCTTCAAGATCCGAGGAGCGGCGTCCCGCCAGAACTCTGAAGGTGAGGCACGTCGACCTCAAACTGCTGCGCACCGTgtggccaccagggggcgacagCTGCGTCCCAGCACACCAGATTATCCCACAGTCACCGTCTGCAAAATTACACAGTGAAAagtttacagaaatattttcctttattgAGCCTGTCATGGAGAAATAATgtgtgttcatttttcaaagtcatattttcatcatatttcattaatttataaatgacaacgttccaaactaaatatttaaaacagcttttactTTGATATTCCACTTCCTTCTGTTAGCATGCCAATTTGcatattagttaaatatttagcctggACCTAAACTTTTAGTTccgagttaaatatttaactagcaACCTAAAAATTTAGTCttatagctaaatatttagttaacaagctaaaaaaaaaagtgttttaaaaataaatatttgaatctgaaatttaaatgtttaatttgaaaattaatattttgtttgttactaaatgttcagtttgaatactaaatattttgcttcctAACTACTTAATGTTTAATTTGCAAGTTAAATAGTTATTGGTCTAAAGATTTAAATGgtgatgtttagtttttaactctgatatttaatattatttattcatgaataacatggagaaaatatgaccatgaaaaatgaacacatacatttttctctatgagaaatcaaaatattaatgttaattttttacagtgtaactgTAAAAGGACGCCTCATACCTGAAGTTCAGGCAGTTCTGTTCTGGTTCAGATTACGTAAATTTCCAGCACCGACTTAATAAAAAGCAGATAAAGTTGATTAATTTGGATGAAAGTGGGAGAAGGTTTGCAGAGGAAACAGATCAGCTGTCATCatcaggggtcaaaggtcagaaccAGTTTGAACTGGTCACACAGTCGGACGCGGCCTGTTGGGACCTCCTGGTCTCCATCCATGTTGGCTGCATTTAGCTTCAAAACATTAAACTCGGCTGACCTCAAGTCCTACAGCGGATCTGCTGCtccaggccagcagggggcagcagcggCTGCAGGAACATCTCCAGGTTCCTCTGGACACGGTCTGGTTTGGGCATCGGCTGGTTCGGGTTTCTGGTGGTTTTCTTCTGTCCTTGTGAATACCAGCTTAGTTTCCAGTTGATGGTGAGGTCCAAacagctggttctggtcggaGACCTCCCCGTGtgtcagtggttcccaaagattttctgggccccccatggatcacaataaaatcccccccaaaacagaaaaaataaatcaactggGCTCACACATGGCTCAACCAGACATGAacctaaacacacattttgtttccaaactccactgaagtttatttcacacttcaggttgaacaaaacaaactacaaaccgtCGTTACAGTGAAACACTGAGATGTTTCCTCTGAGGACTTCAGGTGTTCagctttttttcataaaatgtttctggtAGGTAAGATAGCGACAACTTACAAACACTGTTTGTTCCTTAAAATAGGAACAAATTGTTCGATCTTTGGTTGTGGCAGAAAAGGACAAACACTGTGCAGAATCCCGACCCGATCAGACACAATCAGTACCAATCTGACCCGATCCTGAACCTCTATGGTGCTGTTTCTGATTAGTTGGCAGAAACAAAGATCTGTTGCTGCTCTGGTGaagctgtttcctctcctcttcctctgttgaagctgtttcctctcctcttcctctggtgaagctgtttcctctcctcttcctgtgatgaagctgtttcctctcctcttcctctgttgaagctgtttcctctcctcttcctgtgatgaagctgtttcctctcctcttcctgtgatgaagctgtttcctctcctcttcctctgttgaagctgtttcctctcctcttcttgTGATGaagctgtttcctctcctcttcctgtgatgaagctgtttcctctcctcttcttgTGATGaagctgtttcctctcctcttcttgTGATGaagctgtttcctctcctcttcttgTGATGaagctgtttcctctcctcttcctgtgatgaagctgtttcctctcctcttcctctggtgaagctgtttcctctcctcttcctgtgatgaagctgtttcctctcctcttcctgtgatgaagctgtttcctctcctcttcctctggtgaagctgtttcctctcctcttcctctgatgaagctgtttcctctcctcttcctgtgatgaagctgtttcctctcctcttcctctggtgaagctgtttcctctcctcttcctctgttgaagctgtttcctctcctcttcctgtgatgaagctgtttcctctcctcttcctgtgatgaagctgtttcctctcctcttcctctggtgaagctgtttcctctcctcttcctctggtgaagctgtttcctctcctcttcctctgttgaagctgtttcctctcctcttcctgtgatgaagctgtttcctctcctcttcctctgatgaagctgtttcctctcctcttcctctgatgaagctgtttcctctcctcttcctgtgATGAAGCTGTTTCCTCTTCTCTTCCTCTGGTGaagctgtttcctctcctcttcctctgatgaagctgtttcctctcctcttccttctgTAGTGCTGATAGAGATGCAGGATGAAGAGTTCAGACACAAGAGTTCCCCAGGTCAGCGCTCACACTCACGCTCACAGGAAGGAAGCTGTTCCATTCCTCTGGACTTCCTGTCACATGATCAAGTCTCtcaggaagctgcagcagcgTTCGCTGATGGGTGGGACtaaatgacctctgacctctgctttGTTTCAGACGCCAGCCTGCCAGGTGAAGACATGGTGGACGACAACAAGAGCTGCCACTGCGAGTTCGTCCCTCAGGACCTGACTCCGGGGTTAAAGGTCACCATAAGGGCCATCTGGTAGGAGTCCGTCCATCAGAGGCTGTCTGCTGCGCCGCCACCATCCATCGCTTCTCACTCctcatttgctgttttatgCACTAAATCATGATTTTcttcacattattttatttacttatgttttatttatgctcacgccagggtcaaaggtcatcatCAGCTGTTGGGTAAGAACAGTCACGTCACTCAGCGTCATTATTTCACTGTTCTGTCCCGTTTACCTGCAGcctgctttattattattattttattattttattgctgttgcTCTTTACGGCCAGGCTTCAGTTTTACTCTCTGAGGATTCAGATCCCAGATCTGTTCTGACCAGCGTCGGTGTTtcaaggttctggttctgtccggGTTCTACTTCATGTTCAGTTCAATTTAAGGACGTTGTAGTTAGAGAAATGAAGAGGAGttgttttttgcagaattttctagaaaacaacttggacatttctgagtttggcAAGTTGAAAATAACTGTCTCGCCAAAAAAGATTATTCTCataaattttctgaaaaaatttgacaatttctgagtttcaaaagttacaAAGTTCTGGACTTAAGATTGATCAAAATCCAAACGAGTGATTATTATCATTTATAAGTTTATCCGTTTGAATATGATCCAGCTTGTCTTTTTAGTGAATTCGATTGAACATATGAGCAAAAGGATTTACAAATcaacatgttctgtttttgttgatgttgttgACCAGTGGAAATGTGGTTGTAGGTTCTGCTCTGAAAGAACAGAACCGCTGGACTGGACCAGATCCAGTTCAGTTCCTGGCTGTGACCGGTCCAGACAACACGCCCTGTTGTGGGCCTGTGCtccagaccagaaccagcagaacccgGTCCGAGTCCAGCTGTGGTGACGCTTGCTTGTCTCTGGCAGCATCATGCGCTTCATGGTGTCCAAGAGGAAGTTCAAGGAGAGCCTCCGACCCTACGACGTCATGGACGTGATCGAGCAGTACTCGGCTGGACATCTGGACATGCTGGCCCGCATCAAGAACCTCCAGGCCCGGTAAGGCTCCGGGCCTCGGCGCCTCTCCGCTCCGACTCTCAATCAGCTATGACcgggttctgtctggttctggcaGGGTGGATCAGATCGTGGGAAGAGGAACCCCCATTGCAGACAAGGACCGTCCCAAATCAGGTGGCGAGGAGACACCTGAAGACCCGAGCATGATGGGACGTCTGGGGAAGGTGGAGAAGCAGGTGAAGCGCTTGTGATGTTGCCCTCCACTCTGCTGCTACTTTAATTACACtcactttatttattaaggACAATgtacattaattacatttttgtaaacgcACCAGAATTAGCTGAAAGCCTCTTTCTATCTGTTGCCCTTAGCGCTGGCAGCTTTCGCTGGTTTTCTGGATTTTAAACATGGTGGTTAAGCACCAGCCTTACTGGTTAAGGACCAGTAAGGCTGGTGCTTAACCACCAGTAAGACCTGCCTCTCTGTCCTGGTGCCGGTCTGGAACTGAACTAATGAAGGTCTAAATTTGGTCTAAACTCTGATGTCCTGCAGGTCCTGTCCATGGAGAGGAAGCTGGACTTTCTGGTGAACATCTACATTCAGCGAATGGGAATCCCTCAGGCAGAGACGGATGCCTACTTTGGGTCGAAGGAACCGGACCCGGCGCCGCCGTACCACAGTCCAGTGGACCTGCAGGAGAAGAACCAGTCCCTCTCCAAGATCCTGCAGTGAGTGTGTAATGAAGCAAGCTTTTCTAACGTCTGGGGACTGAAACTTTTAATGTCCTCTGATTAAATCACATCACCTCCTCCATTCTGTAAGATGCTGCGGTGGCAGCTTCATGCTGCGGGAAGATAAAGTTGATGGAAAggtaaattaaatcaaaaacaggaaaattctGAATGAAAAGCAGCTACAGGCTAACGACTTCCAAAATAATGACCACTCCCAACAAGCCAGAGCTACAATTgatggtttaaaataaatgattttcatGTTGGAATGGCCTAGCTAAAGCCCAGATGTAACATTCCCAGTTACTGTTCATTCAGTCTGACTACAGCTGTTTTACTAATGAAACAATTACATATTTCAGTCTGTAGCCATGCAAAGCTGGTAAAGATGCACAACTGGTAATAAATGGTTTGGACtttgcatgccacacttttcagatcgatatttgtaaattattttaaatactgcATCATTTCTTTTCACTGACCTACCAAGAATTCAATATActgaagtttatggttgtaaagTGAAAAGATTCAAGCGGTGAATGCTTATATGACgtacagttttttaaatgttgggtGATCATATCGagtgaaaaaagataaaaaataaatattttttttcttgtaggcAGCATTGTGCTGCGTTGGACGACTTAACCTGTTCAGTTTAACACCATTTCTGCATTGATTCTCCAGAGACGGGCTACTGTTAGTGGAAGTTTGGGTCAAAAGGTCATGTGTGTTCAATAACATGCTAAAATCACAGCGCCATTTGGTGGCCTGGCATGGGAACTACAACTGACTCAATGTGTCTTGGCGGTACCATCTACATGTggaaattaacataaaaaacaaccacattTTACATTCATACATGTGGTTTTAGAAAAGCTCTTCCTAttgaaaaagcattaaaaaatgagtttttattattttgtaaatctttgaaaaacattgacACAGATTTAATCTGCTATAAACTCCacgtttgattttttttccttttagtttttattttacggtggttttgtttttttccctctgaccTCAGTATATATGTGTTCTGTTGATAGTAGTTATACTAACTTGTTAGTGTATTATTATTTAGAGAGGAATAGttaagtttttgtatttttagaaagAATGTTTAAATCTGAAATGGTCGTTGCCATTTGGTTTTATATGCTGTGTTTTCAAGTatgaaggcgtgtgtgtgtgtgtgtgtgtgtgtgtgtgtgtatgcacgCAcgcatggttgtttgttttgtctgtctctgtgttgccctgcgacagactgacctgtccaggtgaccccgtcTCTCACctggaacattagctggagaggcagcagctcctcctgaccccacaGGGACaggatgttagaaaatggatggatggatggatggatggatggatggatggatggatggatggatggatggatggatggatggatggatggatggatggatggatggatggatggatggatggatggatggatggagttatGAGGCAACGGTCTCATGTAAACATAGTCtaaacgttttttgttttttttccaagaaactTACTCAAGCCAATGTAACTGGGTAAATGTAGCCAAACTGGTTGTGTgaatggactgttctccctgctgccctctggaaagaggttctgcagcatccggtgcaggtccacctggttccgaaacagctttttcccacttgccatcagactgctgaactcttaactggactgcactcaaaatctggtctccactttataccttgcacatgtacagagctaaataacttatattttactgtcattcctgcactttatatttatattcatattttatactgtattttattttattctggagtaacctcacaacattggaagctcaaaacattgtcctgagccgtatgcaaccaaatttcgttctgtattcaccgTGTGCATGCAAAacgacaataaagtcagtctaagtctaagtgaTGCTGGGAATCTGGGTACCGGATCACAGCTAAatttccttttgttgttttgtctgcagGGTGTTGCCTGGCGACCACATGGAGAGGACCCGCTTTGTGACCAAGATGGTCCGCTCCAGCAGCTCCACGGGACACAGGAACTACACCGCCCCCACCTGCCCGCCCTCCACCTcctggcagccaatcagctccCAGCTCCACCAGCAGGCCCCTCCCCCTCCACAGCGTAGCCATGGCAACACCCCGAGCCCGGTGGGCGACTCTTCGCTGGTCCGCCTGCCCCCCCCTCCAGCCGGGGAGAGACACGGCGGGAACCGACCCAGCCGGCACAGCGCCGGGGACCGGGCCGGACCGGAGCGGAATGGGGACGAGGCGAAGCCCGACAGCGACACCTCGGTGTCCATCCCGTCGGTGGACCATGAGGAGCTGGAGCGCTCCTTCAGCGGTTTCTCCATTTCCCAGTCCCGGGAGAACCTGGACTTTCTGAACAACGGGTTCTACCCGTCCGCCGGGCCGGGGGAGCAGCCTGCCGGCGGCAGCGGCGGAGGCTCCGCCCGCCGCCCCGCCGGCCGGCCCTACATCGCCCAGGGGGAGTCCGACTCTGACTCCGAGCTCTGCGCCCCCTCCCCCCACTCCGACCGGGCCTGGACCGGCACCAAGTAGGGCCGACCCGAAACCGAACCAGCAGAACCCCTTTTTTAAACTCAGACCCGTCACTTAAACACCAGCTGTGGGTTCGGAGTGAAGCTTTATGcgaactgatgatgtcatcatttatATAGCGAATGCTTGCCGCGCTCGCACGTGATTGGTTCCCACTGACCAATCAGACTCGCTGTTTCCACTAACATCTGCTTGACCGACTGACACGTGAGGATAgcggttaccatagcaacca from the Xiphophorus maculatus strain JP 163 A chromosome 20, X_maculatus-5.0-male, whole genome shotgun sequence genome contains:
- the LOC102237735 gene encoding potassium voltage-gated channel subfamily KQT member 2-like isoform X2, yielding MVQKSRNGGVFPGAQAEQKKLKVGFVGLESGGTESSRDGALLIAGGDEGPRRQRSSVSGGKRPPKRNALYRRLQNFLYNVLERPRGWAFIYHAYVFLLVFSCLVLSVFSTIREYEKSSEDALYILEVVTIVVFGVEYMVRIWAAGCCCRYRGWRGRLKFARKPFCVIDIMVLIASISVLAAGTQGNVFATSAIRSLRFLQILRMIRMDRRGGTWKLLGSVVYAHSKELITAWYIGFLCLILASFLVYLAEKEDNDQFETYADALWWGLITLTTIGYGDKFPVTWNGRLLAATFTLIGVSFFALPAGILGSGFALKVQEQHRQKHFEKRRNPAAGLIQAAWRVYATNLSRTDLTSTWDYYERTVSVPMYRLIPPLNQLDLLRNLKNKSGLSFRKDVQPEPSPSQKVSLKERVFSSPRSSGTKGKSSPQHVVPPGGVAPGVAVGPSTQGGVQALRRSPSMEPSLDDSPSKVPKSWSFGERSRTRQAFKIRGAASRQNSEDASLPGEDMVDDNKSCHCEFVPQDLTPGLKVTIRAICIMRFMVSKRKFKESLRPYDVMDVIEQYSAGHLDMLARIKNLQARVDQIVGRGTPIADKDRPKSGGEETPEDPSMMGRLGKVEKQVLSMERKLDFLVNIYIQRMGIPQAETDAYFGSKEPDPAPPYHSPVDLQEKNQSLSKILQVLPGDHMERTRFVTKMVRSSSSTGHRNYTAPTCPPSTSWQPISSQLHQQAPPPPQRSHGNTPSPVGDSSLVRLPPPPAGERHGGNRPSRHSAGDRAGPERNGDEAKPDSDTSVSIPSVDHEELERSFSGFSISQSRENLDFLNNGFYPSAGPGEQPAGGSGGGSARRPAGRPYIAQGESDSDSELCAPSPHSDRAWTGTK
- the LOC102237735 gene encoding potassium voltage-gated channel subfamily KQT member 2-like isoform X1; this encodes MVQKSRNGGVFPGAQAEQKKLKVGFVGLESGGTESSRDGALLIAGGDEGPRRQRSSVSGGKRPPKRNALYRRLQNFLYNVLERPRGWAFIYHAYVFLLVFSCLVLSVFSTIREYEKSSEDALYILEVVTIVVFGVEYMVRIWAAGCCCRYRGWRGRLKFARKPFCVIDIMVLIASISVLAAGTQGNVFATSAIRSLRFLQILRMIRMDRRGGTWKLLGSVVYAHSKELITAWYIGFLCLILASFLVYLAEKEDNDQFETYADALWWGLITLTTIGYGDKFPVTWNGRLLAATFTLIGVSFFALPAGILGSGFALKVQEQHRQKHFEKRRNPAAGLIQAAWRVYATNLSRTDLTSTWDYYERTVSVPMYRLIPPLNQLDLLRNLKNKSGLSFRKDVQPEPSPSQKVSLKERVFSSPRSSGTKGKSSPQHVVPPGGVAPGVAVGPSTQGGVQALRRSPSMEPSLDDSPSKVPKSWSFGERSRTRQAFKIRGAASRQNSEVLIEMQDEEFRHKSSPDASLPGEDMVDDNKSCHCEFVPQDLTPGLKVTIRAICIMRFMVSKRKFKESLRPYDVMDVIEQYSAGHLDMLARIKNLQARVDQIVGRGTPIADKDRPKSGGEETPEDPSMMGRLGKVEKQVLSMERKLDFLVNIYIQRMGIPQAETDAYFGSKEPDPAPPYHSPVDLQEKNQSLSKILQVLPGDHMERTRFVTKMVRSSSSTGHRNYTAPTCPPSTSWQPISSQLHQQAPPPPQRSHGNTPSPVGDSSLVRLPPPPAGERHGGNRPSRHSAGDRAGPERNGDEAKPDSDTSVSIPSVDHEELERSFSGFSISQSRENLDFLNNGFYPSAGPGEQPAGGSGGGSARRPAGRPYIAQGESDSDSELCAPSPHSDRAWTGTK